From the Oligoflexia bacterium genome, one window contains:
- a CDS encoding deoxyhypusine synthase family protein, with translation MTKGPISQFIEKNFLHFNAASLVDAAKGYNKHLESGGKMFVTLAGAMSTAELGISLAEMIRQDKVHGISCTGANLEEDIFNLVAHNHYKRIPDYRSLSTAQEQELLEQHLNRVTDTCIPEEEAIRRIERVVLDEWASASDKKESYFPHEYLYKIIRSEKLVKSYQIPEENSWLVAACKKNLPIFVPGWEDSTLGNIFSARCIQNKLSPRAMKSGIEYMINLADWYEKMSKHSVGFFQIGGGIAGDFPICAVPMMRQDLEKDVPLWGYFCQISDSTTSYGSYSGAVPNEKITWEKLDATTPKFIIESDATIVAPLIFAYVLGK, from the coding sequence ATGACAAAAGGACCTATTTCACAATTTATTGAGAAAAATTTTTTGCACTTCAATGCCGCAAGCCTTGTTGACGCCGCCAAAGGCTACAACAAGCATCTTGAAAGTGGCGGCAAGATGTTTGTCACACTTGCGGGTGCGATGAGTACTGCTGAGCTTGGCATTTCATTAGCCGAAATGATCAGACAAGATAAGGTTCATGGAATTTCATGTACGGGTGCAAATTTAGAAGAAGATATTTTCAACCTCGTTGCGCACAATCACTATAAACGAATTCCTGATTACCGATCACTTAGCACTGCACAAGAACAAGAACTATTAGAACAACATTTGAATCGCGTTACAGATACTTGTATTCCCGAAGAAGAAGCAATTCGTCGTATTGAGAGAGTCGTTCTTGACGAATGGGCAAGCGCTTCAGATAAAAAAGAGAGCTATTTCCCCCATGAGTATTTATATAAAATAATCAGAAGTGAAAAATTAGTTAAGAGCTACCAAATTCCTGAAGAAAACAGCTGGCTCGTTGCCGCTTGCAAAAAGAATTTACCCATTTTTGTGCCAGGCTGGGAAGACTCAACATTAGGAAATATTTTCTCAGCTCGTTGTATTCAAAATAAACTCTCCCCCCGAGCAATGAAGAGCGGGATTGAATACATGATAAATCTTGCTGATTGGTATGAGAAAATGAGTAAACACTCTGTTGGTTTTTTTCAAATTGGTGGCGGTATTGCTGGGGATTTCCCCATTTGCGCAGTTCCCATGATGAGACAAGATCTTGAAAAAGACGTTCCGCTTTGGGGATACTTTTGCCAGATAAGTGATTCTACGACAAGCTATGGCTCTTACTCAGGTGCTGTTCCAAATGAAAAAATCACCTGGGAAAAACTCGATGCAACAACTCCCAAATTCATTATCGAATCTGATGCAACGATTGTTGCTCCTCTGATTTTTGCTTATGTTTTAGGCAAATAA